The Nomia melanderi isolate GNS246 chromosome 7, iyNomMela1, whole genome shotgun sequence genome includes a window with the following:
- the Phf5a gene encoding PHD finger protein 5a codes for MAKHHPDLIFCRKQPGVAIGRLCEKCDGKCVICDSYVRPCTLVRICDECNYGSYQGRCVICGGPGVSDAYYCKECTIQEKDRDGCPKIVNLGSSKTDLFYERKKYGFKRR; via the exons atggcTAAACATCATCCAGATTTGATCTTCTGTAGGAAACAACCTGGTGTTg CGATTGGAAGATTATGTGAAAAATGTGATGGAAAATGCGTGATATGTGATTCTTATGTAAGACCATGTACTCTTGTTAGAATTTGTGATGAATGTAATTACGGATCTTATCAAGGACGATGTGTTATCTGTGGTGGACCTGGTGTTTCTGATGCTTATTATTGCAAAGAGTGTACAATTCAAGAAAAAGAT aGAGACGGTTGTCCAAAAATTGTAAATCTTGGAAGTTCAAAGACAGACCTAttttatgaaagaaagaaatacggattcaaaagaagataa